In the Acanthopagrus latus isolate v.2019 chromosome 23, fAcaLat1.1, whole genome shotgun sequence genome, one interval contains:
- the LOC119013519 gene encoding uncharacterized protein LOC119013519 isoform X2 produces the protein MNDAQQEMSPDFVLMRLVSAAEYDRLDEPDDLMSGGGGFGPVKSVLGHHGGGISGGFDLDPSGPSAGLGSASPHYSSPLPGKGELDGGLVLTQAPPGSEAPLSPPPPEDFAVAAQRFVDFPGQHGSGGHGSRAQLMVFQNLLRSGDRILECGLEQPPPGFLQEEAERQRQQLDSGSVPGPGSTTAGPGPGGGKDQNSHCIPSAEENLQPQQPQLLQWHPVLTLSKGSEGSQTPQQGVPALDSESGSVLCHRHRLLTDRLAKWPPGLLDQALRLGLLEPRKNCPGGGEDPVLALARRLGQLGEGREGGGGGGGEMVPRCSCHSVLTSGTGGMGPGEDPSETSDALLVLEGLGSEEVGRLGERGDRDGGDMGDADKVERVGGVEGMCGGAGPVFSSGTLSGLMRQVHRLAEEAGVCTDQSCRSSLSVLGAAVSLPPCVDPRAPISTAPCPYTPVRPQALQAAAALSPDPHPSSSPDPSPRPMHQHQSRSQPQSRATTPKLGVASGGAGRCSSPLVVLEGEVGGGREGEKMSRGKSRKGGSLKVRLSKLFRTKSSSGGSGGLLDKRPSLASSTSSGGSLLDVWGSTCSNTEQDGSRLQVSRPHSAFSPVPFTPPFTDDFGGPPQQQGPFMERSVGASMQSLPPRPLALPPSLSAIQHSLSLNDTFLRGLPRPVPLRPDAQYPPPRLGPRCPLSRPDASSFATSLRELEKCGWYWGPMNWEDAEMKLKGKPDGSFLVRDSSDPRYILSLSFRSQGVTHHTRMEHYRGTFSLWCHPKFEDRCHSVVEFIERAIMHSKNGKFLYFLRSRVPGLPPTPVQLLYPVSRFSSVKSLQHLCRFCIRQLVRIDHIQELPLPTPLISYLRKFYYYDPEEEISPTLKERGGPEPSSQPGVQSQT, from the exons ATGAATGACGCGCAACAAGAAATGTCTCCAGACTTCGTCCTGATGCGGCTCGTGTCCGCCGCCGAGTACGACCGGCTGGACGAGCCCGACGACCTGATGTCCGGAGGCGGCGGCTTCGGGCCCGTTAAATCCGTGCTGGGTCACCACGGCGGCGGCATCAGCGGCGGGTTTGATCTGGACCCCAGCGGCCCCTCTGCAGGCCTCGGCTCGGCCTCCCCGCACTACAGCTCGCCGCTCCCCGGGAAAGGCGAGCTGGACGGCGGGCTGGTGTTGACGCAGGCTCCGCCGGGCTCCGAGGCGCCGCTGTCTCCTCCGCCGCCGGAGGACTTCGCTGTAGCGGCCCAGCGGTTTGTGGACTTCCCGGGTCAGCACGGCTCGGGGGGGCACGGGTCGAGGGCGCAGCTGATGGTGTTTCAGAACCTGCTGCGGTCCGGCGACCGGATCCTGGAGTGCGGACTGGAGCAGCCGCCCCCGGGCTTCCtccaggaggaggcagagagacagagacagcagctgGACTCCGGATCAGTTCCCGGTCCTGGTAGCACAACAGCCGGTCCCGGTCCAGGAGGAGGGAAAGACCAGAACTCACATTGCATCCCGTCTGCAGAGGAGAACCTGCAGCCCCAGCAgcctcagctcctccagtgGCACCCAGTCCTCACACTGTCCAAAGGCTCCGAAGGGTCCCAGACCCCCCAGCAGGGTGTCCCAGCTCTGGACTCTGAGTCGGGGTCGGTCCTGTGCCACCGACACCGCTTGCTGACCGACAGACTGGCTAAATGGCCCCCGGGCCTGCTGGACCAAGCCCTGCGTCTTGGCCTGCTGGAGCCCAGGAAGAACTGCCCTGGTGGGGGAGAGGACCCGGTCCTGGCTCTGGCCCGGAGGCTGGGTCAGCTtggtgaggggagggagggaggaggaggtgggggaggcgAGATGGTCCCCCGGTGTTCCTGTCACAGTGTGCTGACCTCAGGGACGGGGGGCATGGGGCCCGGTGAGGACCCCAGTGAGACCAGCGATGCCCTGCTGGTCCTGGAAGGTCTGGGTTCCGAGGAGGTGGGCAGACTTGGGGAGCGAGGGGACAGGGATGGAGGGGACATGGGGGACGCTGACAAAGTGGAGAGGGtgggaggagtggaggggatGTGTGGAGGGGCGGGGCCTGTGTTCTCCAGCGGGACTCTGAGCGGTCTGATGCGGCAGGTCCACAGACTGGCGGAGGAGGCCGGGGTCTGCACCGACCAGAGCTGCCGGTCCTCGCTGTCCGTCCTCGGGGCTGCggtgtccctccctccctgtgtaGACCCCCGAGCCCCCATCAGCACTGCCCCCTGCCCGTACACACCTGTCCGCCCGCAGGCActccaggctgcagcagctctctccCCTGACCCTCACCCGTCCTCCAGCCCGGACCCGAGTCCCCGTCCCATGCACCAGCACCAGTCCCGCTCTCAGCCCCAGAGCCGCGCCACCACCCCCAAACTTGGAGTTGCCTCAGGGGGAGCGGGGCGATGCTCCTCCCCCCTGGTGGTTCTAGAGGGGGAGgtaggaggaggaagggagggggagaagatGTCTCGGGGGAAGTCGAGGAAAGGGGGGTCACTGAAGGTCCGACTCAGCAAGCTGTTCAGAACCAAGAGCTCCAGCGGGGGGTCTGGGGGTCTGCTGGACAAGAGGCCGTCCCTGGCCTCGTCCACCTCGTCTGGGGGGAGTCTGCTGGACGTGTGGGGGTCCACCTGCAGCAACACGGAGCAGGACGGCAGCAG GCTGCAGGTGTCCAGACCTCACAGTGCCTTCTCTCCGGTGCCCTTCACTCCTCCTTTCACCG ATGACTTCGGGggtcctcctcagcagcagggTCCGTTCATGGAGCGCAGCGTCGGCGCGTCCATGCAGTCTCTGCCCCCCCGACCGCTGGCcctgcccccctccctcagCGCCATCCAGCACAGCCTGAGCCTCAacg aTACCTTCCTCAGAGGTTTACCGAGGCCCGTCCCTCTGCGGCCCGACGCTCAGTACCCCCCACCCCGACTCGGCCCGCGCTGCCCCCTCAGTCGACCCGACGCCAGCAGCTTCGCCACCAGCCTCAGAGAACTGGAGAAG tgtggttGGTACTGGGGACCGATGAACTGGGAGGACGCGGAGATGAAGCTGAAGGGGAAACCTGACGGATCGTTTCTGGTTCGAGACAGTTCAGACCCGCGATACATCCTGAGCCTGAGCTTCAGATCGCAGGGAGtcacacaccacacacgcaTGGAGCACTACagag ggACGTTCAGTCTCTGGTGTCATCCTAAGTTTGAGGATCGTTGTCACTCGGTGGTTGAGTTCATAGAGAGAGCCATCATGCACTCCAAGAACGGAAAGTTCCTCTACTTCCTGCGATCCAGAGTCCCCG GTCTGCCCCCGACCCCGGTCCAGCTCCTGTACCCGGTCTCCAGGTTCAGCAGCGTTAAATCTCTGCAGCATCTGTGTCGTTTCTGCATCAGACAGCTGGTCCGTATCGACCACATCCAGGAGCTGCCGCTGCCCAC GCCTCTGATCTCCTACCTGAGGAAGTTTTATTACTACGACCCCGAAGAGGAGATCAGCCCGACCCTGAAGGAGCGAGGAGGACCGGAGCCCAGCAGCCAGCCGGGGGTCCAGTCTCAAACGTAG
- the LOC119013519 gene encoding uncharacterized protein LOC119013519 isoform X1: MNDAQQEMSPDFVLMRLVSAAEYDRLDEPDDLMSGGGGFGPVKSVLGHHGGGISGGFDLDPSGPSAGLGSASPHYSSPLPGKGELDGGLVLTQAPPGSEAPLSPPPPEDFAVAAQRFVDFPGQHGSGGHGSRAQLMVFQNLLRSGDRILECGLEQPPPGFLQEEAERQRQQLDSGSVPGPGSTTAGPGPGGGKDQNSHCIPSAEENLQPQQPQLLQWHPVLTLSKGSEGSQTPQQGVPALDSESGSVLCHRHRLLTDRLAKWPPGLLDQALRLGLLEPRKNCPGGGEDPVLALARRLGQLGEGREGGGGGGGEMVPRCSCHSVLTSGTGGMGPGEDPSETSDALLVLEGLGSEEVGRLGERGDRDGGDMGDADKVERVGGVEGMCGGAGPVFSSGTLSGLMRQVHRLAEEAGVCTDQSCRSSLSVLGAAVSLPPCVDPRAPISTAPCPYTPVRPQALQAAAALSPDPHPSSSPDPSPRPMHQHQSRSQPQSRATTPKLGVASGGAGRCSSPLVVLEGEVGGGREGEKMSRGKSRKGGSLKVRLSKLFRTKSSSGGSGGLLDKRPSLASSTSSGGSLLDVWGSTCSNTEQDGSRLQVSRPHSAFSPVPFTPPFTGETVSLVDVDISRRGVNSLHPPTPPPPPRRSLSLLDDFGGPPQQQGPFMERSVGASMQSLPPRPLALPPSLSAIQHSLSLNDTFLRGLPRPVPLRPDAQYPPPRLGPRCPLSRPDASSFATSLRELEKCGWYWGPMNWEDAEMKLKGKPDGSFLVRDSSDPRYILSLSFRSQGVTHHTRMEHYRGTFSLWCHPKFEDRCHSVVEFIERAIMHSKNGKFLYFLRSRVPGLPPTPVQLLYPVSRFSSVKSLQHLCRFCIRQLVRIDHIQELPLPTPLISYLRKFYYYDPEEEISPTLKERGGPEPSSQPGVQSQT, encoded by the exons ATGAATGACGCGCAACAAGAAATGTCTCCAGACTTCGTCCTGATGCGGCTCGTGTCCGCCGCCGAGTACGACCGGCTGGACGAGCCCGACGACCTGATGTCCGGAGGCGGCGGCTTCGGGCCCGTTAAATCCGTGCTGGGTCACCACGGCGGCGGCATCAGCGGCGGGTTTGATCTGGACCCCAGCGGCCCCTCTGCAGGCCTCGGCTCGGCCTCCCCGCACTACAGCTCGCCGCTCCCCGGGAAAGGCGAGCTGGACGGCGGGCTGGTGTTGACGCAGGCTCCGCCGGGCTCCGAGGCGCCGCTGTCTCCTCCGCCGCCGGAGGACTTCGCTGTAGCGGCCCAGCGGTTTGTGGACTTCCCGGGTCAGCACGGCTCGGGGGGGCACGGGTCGAGGGCGCAGCTGATGGTGTTTCAGAACCTGCTGCGGTCCGGCGACCGGATCCTGGAGTGCGGACTGGAGCAGCCGCCCCCGGGCTTCCtccaggaggaggcagagagacagagacagcagctgGACTCCGGATCAGTTCCCGGTCCTGGTAGCACAACAGCCGGTCCCGGTCCAGGAGGAGGGAAAGACCAGAACTCACATTGCATCCCGTCTGCAGAGGAGAACCTGCAGCCCCAGCAgcctcagctcctccagtgGCACCCAGTCCTCACACTGTCCAAAGGCTCCGAAGGGTCCCAGACCCCCCAGCAGGGTGTCCCAGCTCTGGACTCTGAGTCGGGGTCGGTCCTGTGCCACCGACACCGCTTGCTGACCGACAGACTGGCTAAATGGCCCCCGGGCCTGCTGGACCAAGCCCTGCGTCTTGGCCTGCTGGAGCCCAGGAAGAACTGCCCTGGTGGGGGAGAGGACCCGGTCCTGGCTCTGGCCCGGAGGCTGGGTCAGCTtggtgaggggagggagggaggaggaggtgggggaggcgAGATGGTCCCCCGGTGTTCCTGTCACAGTGTGCTGACCTCAGGGACGGGGGGCATGGGGCCCGGTGAGGACCCCAGTGAGACCAGCGATGCCCTGCTGGTCCTGGAAGGTCTGGGTTCCGAGGAGGTGGGCAGACTTGGGGAGCGAGGGGACAGGGATGGAGGGGACATGGGGGACGCTGACAAAGTGGAGAGGGtgggaggagtggaggggatGTGTGGAGGGGCGGGGCCTGTGTTCTCCAGCGGGACTCTGAGCGGTCTGATGCGGCAGGTCCACAGACTGGCGGAGGAGGCCGGGGTCTGCACCGACCAGAGCTGCCGGTCCTCGCTGTCCGTCCTCGGGGCTGCggtgtccctccctccctgtgtaGACCCCCGAGCCCCCATCAGCACTGCCCCCTGCCCGTACACACCTGTCCGCCCGCAGGCActccaggctgcagcagctctctccCCTGACCCTCACCCGTCCTCCAGCCCGGACCCGAGTCCCCGTCCCATGCACCAGCACCAGTCCCGCTCTCAGCCCCAGAGCCGCGCCACCACCCCCAAACTTGGAGTTGCCTCAGGGGGAGCGGGGCGATGCTCCTCCCCCCTGGTGGTTCTAGAGGGGGAGgtaggaggaggaagggagggggagaagatGTCTCGGGGGAAGTCGAGGAAAGGGGGGTCACTGAAGGTCCGACTCAGCAAGCTGTTCAGAACCAAGAGCTCCAGCGGGGGGTCTGGGGGTCTGCTGGACAAGAGGCCGTCCCTGGCCTCGTCCACCTCGTCTGGGGGGAGTCTGCTGGACGTGTGGGGGTCCACCTGCAGCAACACGGAGCAGGACGGCAGCAG GCTGCAGGTGTCCAGACCTCACAGTGCCTTCTCTCCGGTGCCCTTCACTCCTCCTTTCACCG gtgagACGGTGTCTCTGGTTGATGTGGATATTTCTCGGAGGGGGGTGAACTCTCTTCACCCTCCGACACCTCCTCCACCGCCCAGACGGAGCCTCAGTCTGCTTG ATGACTTCGGGggtcctcctcagcagcagggTCCGTTCATGGAGCGCAGCGTCGGCGCGTCCATGCAGTCTCTGCCCCCCCGACCGCTGGCcctgcccccctccctcagCGCCATCCAGCACAGCCTGAGCCTCAacg aTACCTTCCTCAGAGGTTTACCGAGGCCCGTCCCTCTGCGGCCCGACGCTCAGTACCCCCCACCCCGACTCGGCCCGCGCTGCCCCCTCAGTCGACCCGACGCCAGCAGCTTCGCCACCAGCCTCAGAGAACTGGAGAAG tgtggttGGTACTGGGGACCGATGAACTGGGAGGACGCGGAGATGAAGCTGAAGGGGAAACCTGACGGATCGTTTCTGGTTCGAGACAGTTCAGACCCGCGATACATCCTGAGCCTGAGCTTCAGATCGCAGGGAGtcacacaccacacacgcaTGGAGCACTACagag ggACGTTCAGTCTCTGGTGTCATCCTAAGTTTGAGGATCGTTGTCACTCGGTGGTTGAGTTCATAGAGAGAGCCATCATGCACTCCAAGAACGGAAAGTTCCTCTACTTCCTGCGATCCAGAGTCCCCG GTCTGCCCCCGACCCCGGTCCAGCTCCTGTACCCGGTCTCCAGGTTCAGCAGCGTTAAATCTCTGCAGCATCTGTGTCGTTTCTGCATCAGACAGCTGGTCCGTATCGACCACATCCAGGAGCTGCCGCTGCCCAC GCCTCTGATCTCCTACCTGAGGAAGTTTTATTACTACGACCCCGAAGAGGAGATCAGCCCGACCCTGAAGGAGCGAGGAGGACCGGAGCCCAGCAGCCAGCCGGGGGTCCAGTCTCAAACGTAG
- the kpnb1 gene encoding importin subunit beta-1 codes for MELITILEKTVSPDRNELEAAQKFLEQAAIENLPTFLVELSKVLANPGNTQVARVAAGLQVKNSLTSKDPDVKTQYQQRWLAIDANARREIKNYVLQTLGTETYRPSSASQCVAGIACAEIPVNQWPELIPQLVANVTDPSSTEHMKESTLEAIGYICQDIDPEQLQENANQILTAIIQGMRKEEPSNNVKLAATNALLNSLEFTKANFDKETERHFIMQVVCEATQCPDTRVRVAALQNLVKIMSLYYQYMETYMGPALFAITIEAMKSDIDEVALQGIEFWSNVCDEEMDLAIEASEASEQGRPPEHTSKFYAKGALQYLVPILTQTLTKQDENDDDDDWNPCKAAGVCLMLLATCCEDDVVPHVLPFIKEHIKHHDWRYRDASVMAFGSILEGPELNQLKPLVIQAMPTLIELMKDPSVVVRDTTAWTVGRICELLPEAAINEIYLAPLLQCLIEGLGAEPRVASNVCWAFSSLAEAAYEATDAAEDQEEPSTYCLSSSFEIIVQKLLETTDRPDGHQNNLRSAAYEALMEIVKNSAKDCYPAVQKTTLVIMERLQQVLQMESHIQSTSDRIQFNDLQSLLCATLQNVLRKVQHQDALQISDVVMASLLRMFQSTAGSGGVQEDALMAVSTLVEVLGSDFQKYMDAFKPFLGIGLKNYAEYQVCLAAVGLVCDLCRALMSNILPYCDEIMQLLLENLGNENVHRSVKPQILSAFGDIALAIGGEFKKYLDIVLDTLQQASQAQVDKTDYDMVDYLNELREGCLEAYTGIIQGLKGDQENVHPDVMLVQPRVEFILSFIHHIAEDEDHSDGVVANAAGLIGDLCTAFGKDVMKLVEVRPLINDLLTEGRRSKTTKTKTLATWATKELRKLKSQA; via the exons cctACATTCCTGGTGGAGTTGTCTAAAGTGTTGGCGAACCCGGGGAACACTCAAGTGGCTCGAGTTGCTGCCGGTCTGCAGGTGAAGAACTCTCTGACCTCCAAAGACCCCGATGTCAAGACACAGTACCAGCAGAGATGGCTGGCCATCGACGCCAACGCTCGCCGCGAGATCAAGAACTAC GTTTTACAGACTCTGGGCACGGAGACGTACCGACCCAGCTCGGCGTCGCAGTGCGTCGCCGGGATCGCCTGCGCAGAGATCCCAGTTAACCAGTGGCCCGAGCTGATCCCACAGCTGGTCGCCAACGTCACTGACCCCTCGAGCACCGAACACATGAAGGAGTCCACGCTGGAGGCCATCGGATACATCTGCCAGGACATC GACcctgagcagctgcaggaaaacGCCAACCAGATCCTGACAGCCATCATCCAGGGCATGAGGAAGGAGGAGCCCAGTAACAACGTCAAACTGGCCGCCACCAATGCCCTGCTCAACTCCCTGGAGTTCACCAAAGCCAACTTCGACAAGGAG ACGGAGAGACACTTCATCATGCAGGTGGTGTGTGAAGCCACGCAGTGTCCCGACACCAGA gtgCGCGTGGCGGCCTTACAGAACCTGGTGAAGATCATGTCTCTGTACTATCAGTACATGGAAACGTACATGGGCCCGGCGCTGTTCGCG ATCACCATTGAGGCCATGAAGAGCGACATCGATGAGGTGGCCTTACAGGGCATCGAGTTCTGGTCCAACGTCTGTGATGAGGAGATGGACCTGGCCATCGAGGCCTCAGAG GCCTCGGAGCAGGGACGCCCGCCTGAGCACACCAGTAAGTTCTACGCCAAAGGAGCCCTGCAGTACCTGGTGCCCATCCTGACCCAGACCCTCACCAAACAG GACGAGAACGACGACGATGACGACTGGAACCCCTGTaaggctgcaggtgtgtgtctgatgctgctggccACCTGCTGTGAGGACGACGTGGTTCCTCACGTTCTGCCCTTCATCAAAGAACACATCAAACATCACGACTGGCGCTACAGAGACGCCTCCGTCATGGCCTTCGGATCCATCCTGGAAGGACCCGAACTCAACCAGCTCAAACCCCTCGTCATACAG gCGATGCCGACTCTGATCGAGCTGATGAAGGACCCCAGTGTGGTGGTGAGGGACACCACGGCGTGGACGGTGGGGAGGAtctgtgagctgctgcctgAAGCCGCCATCAACGAGATCTACCTGGCGCCCCTGCTGCAGTGTCTGATTGAGGGCCTGGGGGCGGAGCCCCGCGTGGCCTCCAACGTCTGCTGG gccttctcctctctggctgAAGCAGCGTATGAAGCCACCGACGCTGCAGAGGACCAGGAGGAGCCCAGCACCTACTGTCTGTCCTCGTCCTTCGAAATCATCGTCCAGAAGCTCCTGGAGaccacagacag GCCCGACGGTCACCAGAACAACCTGCGCTCAGCTGCCTACGAGGCTCTGATGGAGATCGTCAAGAACAGTGCGAAGGACTGTTACCCTGCAGTCCAGAAGACCACGCTGGTCATCATGGAGAGACTGCAGCAGGTCCTCCAGATGGAG TCGCACATCCAGAGCACCTCAGACAGAATCCAGTTCAACGACCTGCAGTCACTGCTGTGTGCCACTCTGCAG aatGTCCTCCGTAAAGTGCAGCACCAGGACGCCCTGCAGATCTCTGACGTGGTGATGGCGTCTCTGCTCAGGATGTTTCAGAGCACTGCCGGCTCCGGAGGTGTTCAGGAGGACGCTCTGATGGCCGTGTCCACACTGGTCGAAG TTCTGGGCAGCGACTTCCAGAAATACATGGATGCCTTTAAGCCTTTCCTGGGTATCGGACTGAAGAACTACGCTGAGTATCAG gtgtgtctggCAGCGGTGGGTCTGGTGTGTGACCTGTGCCGAGCTCTGATGTCCAACATCCTGCCTTACTGTGACGAGAtcatgcagctgctgctggagaaccTCGGG aatgAGAACGTCCATCGGTCGGTGAAGCCTCAGATCCTCTCTGCATTCGGTGACATCGCGTTGGCCATCGGAGGAGAGTTTAAGAAGTACCTGGACATCGTCCTGGACACCCTGCAGCAGGCCTCTCAGGCTCAGGTGGACAAG acggACTACGACATGGTGGACTACCTGAACGAGTTGAGGGAGGGCTGTCTGGAGGCGTACACCGGGATCATCCAGGGCCTGAAGGGGGACCAGGAGAACGTGCACC ctgaTGTGATGTTGGTCCAGCCTCGGGTGGAGTTCATCCTCTCCTTCATTCATCACATAGCTGAGGATGAAGATCACTCTGACGGAGTCGTGGCCAACGCTGCTGGACTCATCGG cgaCCTGTGCACAGCGTTTGGTAAAGACGTGATGAAGCTGGTGGAGGTTCGTCCGCTCATCAACGACCTGCTGACGGAGGGCCGCCGCTCCAAAACCACCAAGACCAAGACGCTCGCCACCTGGGCCACCAAGGAGCTCCGCAAGCTCAAGAGCCAGGCCTG a
- the LOC119013520 gene encoding properdin-like, which yields MEVLSVPRVLLAVALLLVSVGSSECVRCFTRFNRILGQCDEELGEMDEDDCCQNPQYGYQATDGVCRSCGPPLWSPWSPWSQCNVLCGDGVMQRTRKCYGAGDCENAADTLQMQPCSGSCCDAQGWGSWLPWSSCSVTCGGGGVRRRERVCSGPPECRSSCSGPSQETETCPTHNTCPVHGVWSSWSGWSQCSGSCINDQRDDVIVPYRERHRSCSNPAPSNDTVPPGNRCPGDDVQVQDCSELPNCPVDGGWGAWSPPGPCSASCGAGIQLSIRKCNNPAPKYGGQFCNGPSAQCSACPENPCPVDGFWSGWSSWGECSSSCIPQGHAPVRTRRRSCSNPAPSSSPPGRRCEGVDRQTETCDHLPYCPVDGVWGSWSSFTSCPVTCGVGLQESIRLCDSPSPKHGGRPCPGERRRTNICTTNVHCPVDGMWSQWSEWKPCTHPFRDKSINCQQIGGKQTRERECLHQAHNGSICSGEALTETRVCYDVNRCYLKGTWEGWESWSLCSPTCGEKSRRFRKRYCKPDYSSYRSTIRGFPASFFGNPQADCGLPPDGEKKVEVQLCFNAPACS from the exons ATGGAGGTTCTGTCGGTTCCGAGGGTTCTGCTCgctgtggctctgctgctggtttctGTGGGGAGTTCTG agtgtgtgcgGTGTTTCACACGGTTCAACCGGATCCTCGGTCAGTGTGATGAAGAGCTCGGTGAGATGGACGAAGACGACTGCTGCCAGAACCCTCAGTACGGTTACCAGGCAACAGACGGAGTGTGTCGCTCCTGTGg tcctCCTCTGTGGTCTCCCTGGTCGCCATGGTCACAGTGTAACGTCCTGTGTGGGGACGGCGTCATGCAGAGAACCAGGAAGTGTTACGGCGCCGGAGACTGTGAGAacgctgcagacacactgcagatgcAACCCTGCAGCGGCAGCTGCTGTgatg ctcaggGGTGGGGCTCGTGGCTCCCCTGGTCGTCCTGCTCGGTGACCTGTGGGGGAGGCggagtcaggaggagagagagagtctgctCTGGTCCTCCTGAGTGTCGCTCGTCCTGTAGCGGTCCTTCACAGGAGACAGAGACGTGTCCAACACACAACACCTGTCCAG ttcATGGTGTCTGGTCCTCGTGGTCCGGTTGGTCTCAGTGTTCGGGGTCGTGTATCAATGACCAGAGAGATGATGTCATCGTCCCCTACAGGGAGCGACATCGTTCCTGCTCGAACCCCGCCCCTTCCAATGACACGGTACCACCTGGCAACCGTTGCCCTGGAGACGATGTCCAGGTCCAGGACTGCAGTGAACTCCCCAATTGTCCTG TGGACGGCGGGTGGGGGGCGTGGTCTCCACCGGGGCCGTGCTCGGCCTCCTGTGGGGCGGGGATCCAGCTGTCAATCAGGAAATGTAATAACCCCGCCCCTAAATATGGCGGCCAGTTCTGCAACGGACCGAGTGCTCAGTGCAGCGCCTGTCCTGAGAACCCCTGTcctg TCGACGGGTTCTGGTCCGGCTGGTCCAGTTGGGGTGAGTGTTCCTCTTCCTGTATCCCACAAGGCCACGCTCCCGTCAGGACTCGCCGCCGCTCCTGTTCTAACCCCGCCCCTTCCTCCAGCCCGCCCGGCAGACGTTGCGAAGGTGTcgacaggcagacagagaccTGCGACCACCTGCCTTACTGCCCGG TGGACGGAGTCTGGGGGTCTTGGTcttccttcacttcctgtcctgttACCTGTGGGGTGGGGCTTCAGGAGTCGATCAGGCTTTGTGACAGCCCCTCCCCAAAACATGGCGGCCGGCCGTGTCCTGGAGAAAGACGTCGGACCAACATCTGTACAACCAATGTCCACTGTCCAG TGGATGGGATGTGGTCACAGTGGTCAGAATGGAAACCCTGTACGCACCCGTTCAGGGACAAGAGCATCAACTGTCAGCAGATCGGCGGCAAACAGACTCGAGAGCGCGAGTGTCTCCATCAGGCCCACAACGGATCCATCTGCAGCGGAGAGGCTCTGACCGAGACACGGGTCTGCTACGATGTCAACAGATGTTACC taaagGGCACCTGGGAGGGCTGGGAGTCTTGGAGTTTGTGCTCACCAACCTGTGGAGAAAAGTCCCGACGCTTTAGGAAGAGATATTGTAAACCTGATTACAGCAGCTACAG gaGTACCATTAGAGGTTTTCCGGCGTCGTTCTTCGGGAATCCTCAGGCCGACTGCGGCTTGCCGCCCGACGGTGAGAAGAAGGTTGAAGTTCAGCTCTGCTTCAACGCTCCCGCCTGCTCCTAA